In the genome of Fusarium poae strain DAOMC 252244 chromosome 1, whole genome shotgun sequence, the window TCAGCCATTATGATGTAACGTCGGAGAAAAGGAAGTGATGATTAACAAAgcagaaaaagcaaagaaagaaCTTGGCAAAAGTAGCAAGGGGGGGAAGAGCTGAAATAGGTTGCGTCGTATTTACATCGAACAAGTCAGTAGTCAAGCAAAAGAACACTAGCGTTCTGAGTGGGAACGGAACTATTTGTCTCTACGCCcgcaacatcatcatcatacgACCATTCATTCACGTCTATTTGTTCGGCTCGACTACTGAACCGTGCTTGTGTATGTACTATCTTTGACAACGAATACCAGTTGGCGAGATTCTAGACCTTGAATCTCCATAGTTGATGAACAAGGTAGATGTAGCTCGCCTAGGCTGTGACCCTGGCTTTTACCCAGGCTATGCTCTAtttagtatataaattataggTTAGATTTTAGTTAACCTAGGCAGTGCCCTAGGGTTAGGttttataatctaattagcctaattttacttaattataaaatatagcctagcttattacttttagaataatatttaattaaaattcttttttttttttttttctttataataatatattttatttttattattattattttttatttttagctttttaatatattaatatttatattaaatatattaagaattttttttattattttttttttttaatttttaaattataataattaatttaaaatttatttataatttatttaaaatctattataccttattaaaatttaaccttatttatatttaaagctatatacttaaagtatattattaattagcctaatataataaatagtcttaaatattaaaataatttaaaagtattctagaaaaatataaattaaatatattataaatttattataaatatattatattaatttctatatagaCTAAAAAggaatttattatacttttaagtaaataattttattatatttctatttaattaaattaccttaataaggctctttataataatataagtatataaattctttttaaatctatttataatatattataataaattcttttttaatatattataaaataatctttttttaagtatttaaaatctatataattatattaaaacttataaataagtaattttaaagaagctttattttaattcttttactTAATAGGAAATTTCtactattaaaagtaagaaattaattttaaataacttttaaatatattaggCTTACTTATCTTTAGACTATTATATAACTCTTATCcttatatttaaaggtaaaattaattttattttacttaatactctttttaaggcctttattctagttaatataagtaatttataataaatttataatatattatatcttaatttatttttaatatattataaaataatataaataatattaaaagccttaataatatctctattaagtatatagctatataatttaatattcttatttatacttataattattactataaagtaaaaagagatataaattaatttattttaaatatattacctttaaattatttactaatatattatctttagattaaaaaacctaatataaaaaaagaatatctatcttaagcttaataatatttataataattattaaaaaaagagatttaatagtaagtattttaaattactttataatatattatattagaaTTACtttctaatatattataaattattttctttttttacttactaagtattataattactaggctttccttattaacctttataaagaaaagtaaaaagcCTTTACTACTTTagataaaaaggctatagaAGAACCTACTAAggaaattaaagaataaattttaaataacttaataatttatttaaaaggcaTTATAAGgaatttttaaaaaaggagatactttactttattatataggaatataaataaaaaatacttttataattaattaaaaatttttaattactttttctacttaagtaaaaaaaataaattataaataaattaattaataaaaaataattaaaattaatatattaattaaatataaattctttaatatattaattaattatttttttaaaaataaataaatatattataatattaaataatttaattttatatataaagtaagtaaaattaatatattataaatatatttataatttattacttatttaaaaatataccttttatttaaaatttagcctttttaatttttattttaaatttaaatttctcttttttaaaattaagcttttccttttaaacttatagcttattatattaaagttatttaaatactaagaGTTATAAAGATttcccttttctttatttaaataaattaataaggtattttaaatatattataaagggtTTTATACTAAGggttattacttaatattataaagttactttatattaaaagattaaaattaaataataaagaaaaaagtaaaaaggctatagatttaaaagaaataataaagatagcctattaattaaatattaataataccttttaaattaatatatataaaggtatcttaataaaagattataaggAAGGCCTTTATTAAGtagattatattttattctttaagtacttattaataactttataataaattttaaagaccttatttatatatatattaactatcttattaatagtaacttataattaaattattaaagtaagtaattaatatactatatctTATAGCTACTTAAAAGTAgtttataagcttaagatttatattcttattcttataatatattaataatagctttagaatatatttaaaataatttactttagtattaccttaatataaatagtataatagctatttacttaatataaagtcttataaagccttttaattatattaattataaaataaaaggtCTTTTACTaggtttttattatatttaagtaaaaagggtttaattttaatactattatatatatcctcttatattaagcttattcttaaataacttaaagttaatttaaatttaaataccttaataatatatttataatttaattaaaagaccttatttttaattaatagattataaatcttattataaatactctctctttctatagaaaaaagagaatatataatactttataggcttctttatattttaataatttaattaacctcttaataaatatagtctatttaatatattaaaaaagtatttaaaattaataataataaacttatttataatttacttaaaatatacttaatatagctatatattcttaaggacttaatattcttaattatagtatttaagattaatatttttaaagaaataatacttaaatcctatataaaagattaataagtaatatagaatatattataaatatatattaattatagctctTTagtcttaattaataataatattaaagaggcctttattataaatatattactatttaatattaatattaaaagtctctttaaaatacttaaagattatttaatatattatcttatagataaaggctatttagtaatttataataacctaaataaataaaatagcttaataatatattaaaaattacttttaaatttattaagaagttttacttacttatattagccttaaaactttaataaccttaaataACCTCTTtatcctttatattaataatatacttaaaatttatattaatttaaaaagtctAAAAAGggaaattataaaagattttaacttattaataataaaagtaaataataaggtaattctctttattattataataaatataaatatattatataaagttattagaaatagatttttaatacctttaaaagTACTTATAGCCCtagagttattaatatagttttaaatatattttaaataaagccTAAGTTATAATTAcccttttaaataataaattaatatatactattaaagaatactatataaaatactttaattaataagagatagatatattaatactaaggtagctatattatatctctttttaaatttaattattaaattaaatttaagctaataacctattaagatattaataaaaaagtattaaaaaggtatttaaaatatatatataatatttttaatttaagccttaattaatttaaaatattattaagtttattataaatattctttagTAAGGTTATAGGAAGTAAAGaaaggtaattataatagctataagagataataataaaataaggtctttttttattttaaagtatataagactagaattttattaagtaagcttattattttattaagagaagattattaagaatataaatataatttataaagtattaataaattattttaaatttattataaaggtattattataatatttttaagcttttattattattaaaataaagatatagccTAGGCTTATagattaagtatttaaaatgCTTTTAATTTTTcctttaataagaatataaaatttataatattataaaagtataataaaggcCTAATGCCTATTGCCTAGccttaaataaatataaagaataaaatattattaaaaccTATCTAAggactataatatattaataaggtattataaagatattataaattacttacttatttaattaattaatagaaaattaattaatatatatttaattaataagaaattatatttttataagtaagtttttcttaataattatatataatactagaaatctaattatattttattaataatatattataaatatatttaaaataacttatttaatagtattcttttttaatattttttaagattcttagtaattaataaaagcttaaaagttttaataatagtttataatagccttataaatataattactaagtataagattaaggcctttataagtattaatattaatataattatactataaataatatatagaaatactgcctaagtaaataaaagtaattaattaagaattaataatatattaaatataatactatagctataataacttaataatatatttataaattatttaagttaatttataaatttaattaatttcttttttttaatattttatattctttttataaaataaagtatataatactattaattaaaatcttaagctACTTTAgtatataagctatattaattactttataaacttaatttatatttttttatatttttaaatacttaaattataaaggatttaaaaaaataaaaactaattaatttattaataatataaatttattaaattataacctattaataatatattaaaaaggtatttataatatatataaatctatttttctttaaaataatataatctttaggaaaaatattatttaaatattaattaatttaaataatactattataattatttataattaatatattatcttaattaataaaattaacttttaaatttaataaatctattatagaattattattaatagattttaaatctattatttaataaaatataaaaataaataaagaaataaattattttttattactttttataaagttatatttaagatataCTCTATTAGGCCtagttattaaattaattaaaaggtattaAGGCACTGCCTaggttaattaaaatctaacctataatttatatactaaaTAGAGCATAGCCCAGGTAAGGGCCAGGGTCATAGCCTGGGCAAGCTATATCCACTGAACAAGTGGACTCGGATAAGGCGGTGTCTTGAGTTTAGGAACCCTGCAGAAAGCCCCTGGATAGAGGTTTAGGGGGATCCATTTCTGTTGGATAGTCACCAGAAGTAGCAAAAACTACTGGAAGCGAAGGATTCACGGAGCCGGAAATAAGATTGCAATCTAAAATGATTTATTGAATCAATGCAAGTCATTTGTTTGACCTGTTGTTACAATGTGATATATTATGATCTATCTCAGATACCAAGGAGGATCTCCTCCGGGATCAGCAGAAGTCAATATCGACCATGTCAATACGTACTAAAAAGTCCCTATTGGAACTACTGAACGGAAGTCTCGGCCCGGAAATGAACGGACTCGAAACTAACTAGTCTAGTCAACATCATCTCAACGGTTCCCGTAATTTAGTTGATTCAATTCCACTACTAACGGCGGTCTAGTCTCGGGCCTTTCGAATTTGACAGGCATCATCGTGTTTCTAGTCCAGACAAAAGAGATCCGCTTGGAGAGTTTCACACTGAGATCCATCGCTTAACTCGCCATAATGTCCATCATTTCGTTTGTTCGCCTCAACGCGTATCCATCCATAGCCCTTCCACACgaaaacaagaaaaagaaaaatgtAGTTATTCGTCCCGactattattaacctttgtCTTCTCCACGGGGTATTCATTTGTTGATctattcttcttttttagcttttGTTTTCGAAATATTGTTCAAGATGGCTCGCGTGGCGGGTGATGGCGTGGCTCTTCTATGGGCCACGATTGCTATGCTTTCGTTATCATGGATCTTTGCGATATTACGATTGGGAGTGAGAAAATGGAGAAAGAATATTGGACTGGATGATGGACTCATGTTTGCTGGTTTAGTAAGTACTCTGACATCTTCCTACGGCTTGACTAACTAAGTAACCTGAAAGATTCTATACACCGTCACCTGTTCACTCGTTATTAGATGCTGCTTCTATGGCTCTGGCCAAAAGAGAAAGGATCTCGAACCCTACGATATCAAGATGGGAACAAAGGTATGTTCTTTAGGAGTGCTAGACTCTCAATGCTAACAGCTTGTAGCTATTCTTCATCGCCCAGTTCTTCTACTCCGCCTGCTCCGTCCCGATTAAATCTAGCATTTGCGTTACGATGCTTCGAATCTGCGACGCTCGACGTCGTTTTGTTTGGACCCTCTGGGGCATCATGGGAATCACCGTTTTCACTgccatcgtcttcatcatcgcgACCGCCAACATCTGTCATCCGATCGAGACACTATGGGGAGACGCGAATGGTGAATGCAATACCAAAGTGAATAGCAGTGTTGGGTTTTACTTTTCCGCCGTGTCAATTCTTACAGATTGGACCTTGGCTATTCTACCAGCCATCCTCCTATGGAATATCCAGATGAAGCAGAGAGTCAAGTTTCCCGTTATTGTTATGTTGGGTCTAGGCGCTTTGTAAGTTTATACTATACCCCTTAACCTTGACCCCCTACTAACACCCTTTAGTGCAAGTTGTGCAACAGTCGTCCGATTAGGTTATCTCACACTCTACAACGACCCAACCGAGTTTGTCTACAGCACAGGCGCCATTGGTCTATGGTCCATCCTCGAAGAAGGCATCGGTATTATCGCTGGGTCCATGCCTGCTCTTCGACCTCTTCTCAGCCTACCATTCTTCGGTCGAAGTACATACGCCAGCGGTGGTGCATCGAACCAAGCATCTAGTCACATGAACCTGGCACACGTTTCCAACAAGAAAACCCAAGATCAGATGACGGATATGGAGTTGAATGATTTCCAGACCAATCTAACAACGAGAATCTCACATAGTCGGGACAAACAGAGCTTGGATGACAACGATAGTCAGAAGTTCATCTTGAAATCCACAAAAGTGGTCATGACGACTGAACGAGCATAACAAAACATATAACTGTATTCCAAATAACAATAAACGCATTCATCATTGTTGGATCTTTGCCATTTCGTCCAGCTTTAATACCCTTCGTTTTCTAGAAAGCTTTCGGGAGGTGACCAACCGACGTACTCTGGCCATGTTTAATACATATCTCTCCAAGTCTCCGTCATTCCTAACAAGGCCCTCGAGATAAAGATAGTAATAATATCCTTGGCCAGTAAGAATGTCTTCCCATCGGTCAGGACTGTCAAATTTGAAAATTTCGTGATCCATTAAAGGATCCTGGTCATTCCTCAAACGCTGGTTTGCCTCGCTGTTGAGATCACGGTGTTTGTACCAAAGGCAGTCCCATGGACGGAATCCTTCAAAGACACTCTCATCGAGTCTTGGATCTCCATACCGGAGTTTGTCAGCCAAGAAAAAGACGTCTTTGCCTACCCTTCTTGATTTCATTATCATGCTGTCTGGATGGTAGAACATGCTGCAGTAAAATTCAAATACCATGTAGCGTTTTGCAAACGACCAAACTAAACATGAAGGTATCTGATCAAAGGCCAGCCACTCGTTTTTCGATTCCAACTTTGTTTGTGACCACACCCTCCAACGGTGATAAATAAACATCTCCCGCATTTCGGTTATCAATACTTCCGCTTTGGCGAGTGTCGATAGACTCAGTATCCATCTCTTTGGCTTCTCGAATACTTTGCGTGCTATCATGGCGTCAAGGACGGGCTCAGCGTGCTTCTCGATATCGGCTATTGTCGTGTACTGTTCCCGAATCGAGCGAAGCTCTGAAAGAAACTCAATCAGAGGGACGGCGTCTATCTGCCCAAAGCGCAGATAGAAGTTTTCTACATGGGGAAGCAGAATCCGATCGCGGATCGCTAGAAAGTCTTTTGCTAGACGTGGAGAGGCGTTGACGGCCGATGAGAGTTCTCCAGGGGATAGACAAGAGAGTATCTCGGTAGTCAACTCGGCCGGGAGACTGGTAAAAATGTCATAATTAATTTTTGCTGCCATGGTGAAGTAGAAAAAATGTCGAGGAAGCGTTTAAGGTTGAGTTGTCGAGATGGTGTGGAAAAAGGGAGGTGATGAAAGTGATTTAGTTTTGAGGGACAGACCACTTGTTATATAAGTCACTAAATAGATtcaaagcttaataatagcCCTTATCAATAAAGGAGAGCACACATGTTTAGCTTTATGACCAGCTATCTAAGTTTTCTACCCAAAGTCACACAATATACACTTACGATTTTAGTGACACTATTACTGATAAAGGAACAATCGAAGCTATAAAGCCACTCCTAGCGTAATCTATCTTTCTTGGTTGACAGTGACAGTTAGTCAGGTGTCAAGACAAGGGTAGCTTGTTACCATTTCCATCGAGTCAGGCCTGCATGACCCACCCCAAAACGAAGGCTCGTTCCTCGAGAGCGAACCTCGTAAAGAAAACGAGGCTACCAAAACTTGCCCTTATAATGAATGACATGCCGCTGTTGTTTCATCGCAAATGCCAATCATATCTCACTCGTTCCCAAATTTCCATGTCCCAGTGTCAACTTCCAACCGGCCCTTGACCACTTGCAATAGTCTAAATCCCAGCCATATTCACATTCAGGAATTGCATAAGCGACTTCAGTTTTCAAAATGCGGAAAGACAATTCTGAACGACGAGGGCGACAGGCTCATAAAAAATCTCGGGGCGGATGTATCGAGTGCAAGAGGCGTCATATCAAGGTATCTATACCCGTACTTTGGATTATGTAGCCCTACTAATATGTCCTAGTGTGGAGAAGAGAAGCCTCAATGTCGATCTTGTATCATTCGTGACCTCTCATGCCTATACCAACATCATCGCTGTTCCTCTCTGAGGGGGGAGTCTGCAAGAAAGTCTCCCAAGCTTGAGAGTGATCATGGGAGTTGCTACAGTGTCTTGTCTGAAGGCAATAGAAGCCTCTCAGTTCCAAATTCTCTTGACTCCCTTACGGTGACAACAGACGTGTTCACTTTACACGAGCTCGACATTCTACATTATTGGACTACAACCACAAGCCAAATCATGTGCACCCAACTTGGTCCGAATCAAGGATGGGATATAACGCTACCGCAGCTGGGATTCCAACACCCCTTTGTCTTGTACGGAATACTCAGTCTGGCAAGTCTCCAGCGTGCCCTCTCTGACCCTGAGGACATCCAAGGCTATATGGTAGCCGCTACAAACTACCACGCCAACGCCGTACAAAGGTTCTTAGCCACACAAGCGTTAACCTCCGAACCCAGCGATAGGACTCTCGATGCAATGTTTGCCTTTTCTATCATTGACATCATATATGTTTTGGCTACATACGGCACGCTCTCTCGTCAATCCGAGCCTACTTTCCGGCCCTCTCATATTCTCGAACTTGATTGGATCCGCGATATTCGAAGTGTGAGAGCTTTGCTCAAGCCGTTTAATGACAAAATACGGGAGGGTTGCCTTGGTGAGTTTGAAAACCTCAAGACTTACGAGGATTGGGGCGTTGGTCACGGGTCAGTTAGTGGAGATAATGAACTACTGGATCTACAGGTATCATACGAGGGATGCAGTTCTGCGGATATTGAGCTCTATAACTCAACTATCAAGCTCCTCAGAAGTTGTCGTCCTTACATGAGCTCTCTGGGAGATGTTAGTACAGACGATGCAAGGCTCACTAGACTGAATCCGCATTGGATCACCCCATTGATCTTCTTGCAAGAGGTATCAGAAGAGTTTATGGACAGACTATATCAGCGGCAGCCACCAGCCCTGTTGATCTTGTCCTTCTTTGGTGCGATGCTATCTGCATACGATACTGTTTGGTTCATGGAAGGGTGGGCATTAGAGATAGTGACAGCCGTTGACTATGCTTTGGGCGATTATTGGGCACTTTATACTGCATGGTGCCGTGAGCAGGTTGCTATGAACTTTGTCAGATGGGAAAGTTGTAGTGAAGTGGCGACACCCATGTCATAGCTAACAATACAGAAGAATAATCCATCATTGTGTTGAATTTTATTGTGTTAAAAGCTACGgcgttaattataagctttttcccttcttccCTAGAACTTtcctcttttaactttataggattcttaatataataaattctaatttaataaactttttaataatactacctttattaaatactctataaattattaataacttattttctttattaaagattattttaaagattaaaaagtaactttatttagggtattttaccttttaatatattaatattatttttcttttaaatattataaagagcctttaaggcctttttctctttatatagtaaagatttaaactttaatttattagcttaataattaattatataattaaaggtattatagttaagaataataaaggtaataatttaattattaattatattaataatattttaaccCTAGGTATTAATAggagtattatattaaaggtaaatatagctattaaataactttattagaTATTTTTCCTTAAaagtaaagttaattataaagattaagcttttataaatagttctttagtttaatatatagctaatgtcacgggctgagtccggcggtacgggtggacagggaacgcttcgggcgtaataggttctattgctacggataggcactgcaggcaggtcaggctctattaacaagacgtagctcaaggagctacgttcaggatctgactggcggtctaactaaggttacggcgataacgctatcgccacgtgatctgatccacttgtggctctagggtaggttggtctgacttcgagctgtgaca includes:
- a CDS encoding hypothetical protein (TransMembrane:7 (o12-32i44-68o88-107i119-142o169-191i203-227o233-254i)) encodes the protein MARVAGDGVALLWATIAMLSLSWIFAILRLGVRKWRKNIGLDDGLMFAGLILYTVTCSLVIRCCFYGSGQKRKDLEPYDIKMGTKLFFIAQFFYSACSVPIKSSICVTMLRICDARRRFVWTLWGIMGITVFTAIVFIIATANICHPIETLWGDANGECNTKVNSSVGFYFSAVSILTDWTLAILPAILLWNIQMKQRVKFPVIVMLGLGAFASCATVVRLGYLTLYNDPTEFVYSTGAIGLWSILEEGIGIIAGSMPALRPLLSLPFFGRSTYASGGASNQASSHMNLAHVSNKKTQDQMTDMELNDFQTNLTTRISHSRDKQSLDDNDSQKFILKSTKVVMTTERA
- a CDS encoding hypothetical protein (TransMembrane:2 (o80-99i242-262o)) — translated: MCTQLGPNQGWDITLPQLGFQHPFVLYGILSLASLQRALSDPEDIQGYMVAATNYHANAVQRFLATQALTSEPSDRTLDAMFAFSIIDIIYVLATYGTLSRQSEPTFRPSHILELDWIRDIRSVRALLKPFNDKIREGCLGEFENLKTYEDWGVGHGSVSGDNELLDLQVSYEGCSSADIELYNSTIKLLRSCRPYMSSLGDVSTDDARLTRLNPHWITPLIFLQEVSEEFMDRLYQRQPPALLILSFFGAMLSAYDTVWFMEGWALEIVTAVDYALGDYWALYTAWCREQVAMNFVRWESCSEVATPMS